One genomic window of Clostridia bacterium includes the following:
- a CDS encoding M6 family metalloprotease domain-containing protein produces MTRHMFKAFVACGAAMVAILLVSGSVLAAPAPDIVHTLSQPSGISFEARQWGDEWLHGWETVDGYTIMQDEATEYWHYARQSSTGAIEPSGLSVGIESPIASLEVHIRPDSSKIRKADVRDPNADASVVRPSGTANVPVILIEFKDRAHTHQASDFEDLLFGDHPSIATGPGSFKDYYREVSYGRFTVSSGPAGVQGWFTSSQNHDYYGRNIGMERGAALVREAILAADPYIDFSDYATSGVVPTVMIVHQGQGAEESGNRSDIWSHQWSLLGAGVGVVYADGVWIDSYAIQPERTATGMTTMGVFAHEFGHALGLPDLYDTDSSSEGVGDWCLMAGGNWNRTSQPGDTPAHMSAWCKWRLGWVNPVLLNRGQRDWHFGAAAYSDNVALLLPNPGGPADWTWGNGGSGEYFLVENRFRTGFDAGLPGSGLAIWHVDESKTDNNDEQHKLVDLEEADGRNDLDHKKNRGDAGDLYPGSTNNRSFSFFDYPDSRWYDERSTGVSVSNIGDAGSDMAADLLCRYAVTGASYDDMGLVLRAQGSDYFDIRKDYNKLEDPNLLSVFGTVLINCTDDLTVTARMASTLRSFVSNGGELYVSDWAYPVITSAFPGQIEFLGADPRIGVAGQTVAANPQDPALARYMGSDPITLQLDLGYWAVMKSAAQEGGVMLRGDVQVDATNPPRFSGASHASVVQATPRSVEVLQNRPLVASFTYGNGAVVYSSIHYSAQLVANAPTNSGEALGLSHSTAANSAMERLELWNLLATTTGREANDAKGAIEARKFAVVDKIIDSAASGNEMEYEIRHATGGALVLTAASESGPIMISLCRPDGVIASSGRARGDGQETLVLEVPDAACGTWTVRVRPVNSGETSAAFVICIGAKAGDPPDPSVSEVRFGPNPAGSALNVYYSLTCDSTLTVYDITGRSVFTCALPAIGNHVAWDLTSSGGSPLANGLYLCIVSNSGGFVGQVFRLLVQR; encoded by the coding sequence ATGACACGGCATATGTTCAAGGCGTTCGTAGCGTGTGGGGCGGCGATGGTTGCCATTCTGCTGGTGTCTGGCTCTGTTTTGGCGGCGCCAGCGCCTGATATCGTCCACACTCTCAGCCAGCCTAGCGGCATCTCCTTCGAAGCGCGCCAATGGGGCGACGAATGGCTGCACGGCTGGGAGACCGTTGATGGATATACCATCATGCAGGACGAGGCAACTGAGTATTGGCACTACGCCCGCCAATCCTCAACCGGGGCTATTGAGCCATCGGGGCTTAGTGTGGGGATAGAATCTCCCATCGCATCCCTCGAGGTGCATATCCGCCCGGATAGCAGCAAGATCCGCAAAGCTGATGTGCGCGATCCGAACGCCGATGCGAGCGTTGTCCGGCCAAGCGGCACTGCGAATGTGCCGGTGATCCTCATTGAGTTCAAGGATCGCGCGCACACGCACCAAGCATCCGATTTTGAGGACCTTCTGTTCGGAGACCATCCGAGCATAGCTACAGGCCCGGGAAGCTTCAAGGACTACTACAGGGAAGTGTCGTACGGTCGTTTCACCGTGTCAAGCGGTCCAGCGGGCGTGCAAGGCTGGTTCACATCGTCTCAGAACCATGATTACTATGGGCGCAACATCGGTATGGAACGAGGAGCGGCGCTGGTCAGGGAAGCTATCCTTGCAGCTGATCCCTACATTGATTTCTCCGATTACGCCACGAGTGGGGTAGTCCCCACTGTGATGATAGTCCACCAAGGCCAAGGAGCTGAGGAGAGCGGCAATCGGAGCGACATTTGGTCCCATCAATGGTCTCTATTAGGCGCTGGGGTTGGCGTTGTGTACGCAGATGGTGTTTGGATAGACAGCTATGCGATCCAGCCTGAGCGCACCGCGACTGGCATGACAACCATGGGCGTATTCGCCCACGAGTTCGGCCATGCGCTCGGACTGCCAGATCTGTACGACACAGACTCGAGTTCGGAAGGTGTAGGAGACTGGTGCCTAATGGCGGGTGGGAACTGGAACCGCACATCTCAACCGGGGGACACGCCGGCCCACATGTCTGCTTGGTGCAAGTGGCGGCTCGGCTGGGTGAACCCAGTCCTGCTTAACCGGGGGCAGCGAGATTGGCATTTCGGTGCGGCCGCCTACTCCGACAATGTGGCGCTCCTGCTTCCAAACCCTGGCGGCCCCGCTGATTGGACCTGGGGGAACGGAGGATCTGGAGAGTACTTCCTGGTGGAAAACCGATTCAGAACCGGTTTCGATGCCGGCCTTCCCGGTTCAGGCCTCGCCATATGGCATGTGGACGAAAGCAAGACCGACAATAACGATGAGCAGCATAAGCTCGTCGATCTCGAGGAAGCGGACGGTCGCAACGACCTCGACCACAAGAAAAACCGGGGTGATGCTGGAGATTTGTACCCAGGATCCACCAACAATCGCTCTTTCTCGTTCTTCGACTACCCCGACAGCCGGTGGTATGACGAAAGGTCAACAGGCGTCTCGGTGTCCAACATAGGCGATGCGGGAAGTGACATGGCTGCAGACCTCCTCTGCCGCTACGCCGTCACAGGGGCGTCCTACGACGACATGGGTCTCGTGCTGCGTGCGCAGGGCAGTGACTACTTCGACATCCGCAAGGACTATAACAAGCTCGAGGATCCCAACCTCCTAAGCGTGTTCGGCACGGTGCTGATCAACTGCACCGACGATCTCACCGTCACCGCCCGGATGGCAAGCACACTGCGCAGCTTCGTCAGCAATGGCGGCGAGCTGTACGTTTCGGACTGGGCTTACCCAGTGATAACCTCGGCGTTTCCAGGGCAGATCGAGTTCCTCGGCGCCGACCCACGAATCGGAGTAGCAGGTCAGACAGTCGCGGCCAACCCACAAGATCCGGCCCTCGCCCGCTACATGGGCTCGGACCCCATTACCCTGCAGCTGGACCTCGGCTACTGGGCGGTCATGAAGAGTGCAGCGCAGGAGGGCGGTGTCATGCTGCGCGGAGATGTGCAGGTGGATGCGACGAATCCGCCGCGGTTCAGCGGAGCATCACACGCGTCTGTCGTCCAAGCGACGCCCAGGAGCGTCGAGGTCCTTCAGAATAGGCCCCTCGTGGCGAGTTTCACGTACGGGAATGGCGCCGTGGTCTATAGCTCCATCCACTACAGCGCCCAGCTGGTCGCAAACGCTCCCACGAATTCCGGCGAGGCGCTGGGGCTCTCGCACAGCACCGCGGCGAATTCTGCCATGGAGCGTCTGGAATTGTGGAACCTCTTGGCCACGACCACCGGCAGAGAGGCAAACGACGCCAAGGGCGCTATCGAGGCCAGGAAATTCGCGGTAGTGGACAAGATCATCGATTCCGCCGCTTCAGGCAACGAAATGGAATATGAGATCAGGCATGCGACCGGAGGAGCGCTCGTGCTCACTGCAGCGTCGGAATCTGGTCCGATCATGATCTCCCTCTGCCGCCCCGACGGCGTCATCGCCTCATCGGGCCGAGCGCGAGGAGATGGCCAGGAGACGCTGGTGCTTGAGGTCCCCGATGCTGCCTGCGGAACCTGGACAGTGAGGGTCCGCCCTGTGAACAGCGGCGAGACGAGCGCCGCATTCGTGATCTGCATCGGCGCCAAGGCTGGAGATCCGCCCGACCCATCTGTGAGTGAAGTCCGATTCGGACCTAACCCCGCCGGGTCGGCCTTGAACGTGTACTACTCACTGACCTGCGATTCCACGCTGACCGTGTACGACATCACTGGACGATCGGTGTTCACATGCGCCTTACCTGCGATAGGCAATCACGTGGCATGGGATCTCACCTCCTCAGGAGGTTCTCCCCTGGCCAACGGGCTGTATCTGTGCATCGTATCGAACAGCGGGGGTTTCGTGGGGCAGGTGTTCAGGCTGTTGGTGCAACGGTAG
- a CDS encoding ABC transporter ATP-binding protein translates to MLEVSNLNVYYGGIHAVKDVSLTVEDGQIVTLVGANGAGKSSTLRAVAGIVKSKTGTIRFMGHDITRTPTHQIIKSGLTMSPEGRKIFPNLTVGENLALGSYGRNDREGIAKDLERVFRLFPRLKERQTQRGGTLSGGEQQMLAVGRALMSHPKLLMLDEPSLGLAPVLTDEIFQVIATLHAEGTTILLIEQNAFGALNIADVGYVLENGKIALSGPGKQLLENELIQTAYLGKRKAANATC, encoded by the coding sequence ATGCTGGAAGTATCTAATCTCAATGTGTACTACGGCGGGATTCACGCCGTAAAGGACGTGTCGCTGACAGTAGAAGACGGGCAGATTGTGACGCTCGTGGGTGCGAATGGCGCCGGCAAGAGCAGCACACTGCGGGCCGTGGCTGGAATAGTGAAATCGAAGACTGGTACGATCAGGTTCATGGGCCACGACATCACGAGAACGCCCACCCACCAGATCATCAAATCCGGGCTTACTATGTCGCCAGAGGGCAGAAAGATCTTCCCCAACCTCACAGTCGGGGAGAACCTGGCTCTTGGGAGCTATGGACGGAATGACCGAGAAGGCATAGCGAAGGATCTCGAACGCGTGTTCAGGCTGTTCCCCAGGCTCAAAGAGCGACAGACCCAGCGAGGCGGCACTCTGTCAGGCGGAGAGCAGCAGATGCTGGCGGTTGGACGCGCGCTGATGTCGCACCCGAAACTCCTTATGCTGGATGAGCCATCACTCGGACTCGCGCCCGTTCTCACTGATGAGATTTTCCAGGTGATCGCAACGCTCCACGCAGAAGGCACAACGATCCTCCTGATCGAGCAGAATGCTTTCGGGGCGCTCAACATAGCTGATGTTGGCTATGTGCTGGAAAACGGGAAGATCGCACTGTCCGGGCCGGGAAAACAACTGCTTGAGAACGAGTTGATCCAGACCGCCTACCTAGGCAAGCGAAAGGCGGCAAACGCCACATGCTGA
- a CDS encoding MFS transporter: MDCFAGYIAKAGFELGQHVGVSVPRSLDANRVMAGYAILTFFVCLGSGLSGPVFALHAQSVGASFRQVGMISAAASIMHAVFSVQMGRLSDVYGAEWMFLIAASAVALSGLTYLFSGALGAVALGKAFDSLVIASFWPAMETASTAAVGAAGHSMGIIYTAYPVASFLAGAASGWISGRFGYRASFAACLAAGLVSVTGVATGKLTTSPFRRTERSSTRVRRAGSHGWPQGTGPQNMGGAQVRRGWLASRILPGSMPGFAVALTVCTTFCLMVALMWTYLPLLAEARGMGVEAVGLLVALFWAGRTIVSWPAGAASERVGRSVVMAPALALGAVGSALVVHGGAGAAMFAGVAMMGMCSGACAPVAMALGVDCVSPAHRGWALGLCENFCGIGFLVSGVVGGVLAGRHGPAAPFAATSITAGIVAVLIIPALNRGSRHGVRPWRRAGRE, translated from the coding sequence GTGGATTGCTTCGCGGGATATATAGCAAAGGCGGGGTTTGAGCTGGGGCAGCATGTCGGAGTGTCCGTGCCGAGAAGTCTAGATGCGAACAGGGTGATGGCTGGGTACGCCATTCTGACCTTCTTCGTGTGCCTCGGTTCGGGGCTATCCGGGCCGGTCTTCGCTCTTCACGCCCAGTCGGTCGGGGCGTCCTTCAGGCAGGTCGGGATGATATCCGCCGCCGCATCAATCATGCACGCCGTGTTCTCTGTGCAGATGGGTCGGCTGTCCGATGTTTATGGGGCGGAGTGGATGTTTCTCATCGCCGCTTCGGCAGTCGCGCTCTCCGGCCTTACCTATCTGTTCTCTGGCGCCCTGGGCGCGGTGGCGCTGGGCAAGGCCTTCGATTCGTTAGTCATCGCTTCGTTCTGGCCTGCCATGGAGACCGCATCTACTGCGGCAGTCGGCGCCGCAGGCCATTCCATGGGCATTATCTATACGGCCTATCCCGTGGCATCCTTCCTTGCAGGCGCGGCCAGCGGGTGGATATCCGGTCGATTCGGATACCGGGCGTCATTTGCTGCGTGCCTTGCCGCCGGGCTCGTGTCAGTGACGGGGGTGGCGACAGGGAAGTTGACCACTAGTCCGTTCCGGCGCACGGAGAGGAGCAGCACTCGGGTCCGACGAGCGGGTTCGCACGGGTGGCCGCAGGGGACTGGACCCCAGAATATGGGAGGCGCCCAGGTACGCCGAGGTTGGCTGGCATCCCGGATTCTGCCTGGTTCGATGCCAGGGTTCGCGGTTGCCCTGACGGTCTGCACCACTTTCTGCCTCATGGTGGCGTTGATGTGGACTTATCTTCCACTTCTCGCGGAAGCGCGCGGCATGGGAGTGGAGGCCGTTGGACTTCTCGTGGCGTTGTTCTGGGCTGGGCGCACTATCGTCTCATGGCCTGCGGGCGCCGCATCGGAGAGAGTAGGGAGGAGCGTGGTGATGGCGCCTGCACTTGCCCTTGGCGCAGTGGGATCTGCACTAGTGGTGCACGGGGGTGCAGGAGCAGCCATGTTCGCAGGAGTTGCCATGATGGGAATGTGCTCAGGGGCGTGTGCTCCAGTGGCAATGGCGCTCGGGGTGGATTGCGTCTCCCCGGCGCACCGCGGATGGGCGCTGGGGCTCTGTGAGAACTTCTGCGGCATTGGATTTCTGGTTTCGGGAGTGGTAGGCGGAGTGCTAGCCGGCAGGCACGGGCCTGCCGCGCCATTCGCGGCCACCAGCATTACAGCTGGCATTGTCGCAGTACTCATCATCCCCGCGCTGAACCGGGGGTCAAGGCACGGGGTCAGGCCATGGCGTAGAGCAGGGCGAGAATAG
- a CDS encoding branched-chain amino acid ABC transporter permease: MGNGSIPATSPGRDGSNSILVDPSEQNGQRNRTKLVLTLAGLVVIFALLYWLNGALSGYQLRILSLAGINAILAVSLNLIFGFTGLFSLGHAGFMAVGAYVCALLTLPTATKESIFLLTPLVWPFNAICLPPLISVIGGGVAAALLASLIGLPVLRLRGDYLGIATLGFAEIIRVVGNNIPSITNGALGLKGIPNFAKSLWWTWGWAIVTIWVVSRLVNSMYGKSLLAVKEDEVAAEIMGVNLTYHKTVAYVVGSFFAGIGGALLGSLITTIDPKTFNFMLTFNILIIVVAGGLGSITGSVIASVLYTVLLEALRPIEASWRLGPLAVPEIPGLRMVVFSLVLLVIILFYQKGLFGGREFSWDPIIRLFERRRGGGASRDKSAN; encoded by the coding sequence ATGGGAAATGGATCGATACCCGCAACGTCGCCAGGAAGAGACGGCAGCAATTCCATTCTCGTTGACCCGAGCGAGCAAAACGGGCAGCGCAATAGGACGAAACTGGTTCTGACCCTTGCAGGCCTGGTCGTCATCTTTGCCCTGCTCTACTGGCTCAATGGCGCGCTATCAGGCTACCAGCTGCGCATTCTCAGCCTCGCTGGCATCAATGCCATCCTGGCGGTGAGCCTCAACCTGATCTTCGGATTCACAGGCCTGTTCTCGCTGGGCCACGCCGGATTCATGGCAGTGGGCGCCTATGTGTGCGCTCTTCTGACCCTGCCGACAGCCACCAAGGAATCGATATTCCTCCTAACTCCGCTTGTTTGGCCATTCAACGCAATCTGCCTGCCGCCTCTGATATCTGTGATCGGCGGCGGCGTTGCGGCCGCGCTTCTCGCCTCCCTGATCGGGCTTCCAGTCCTTCGGCTCCGAGGAGACTATCTCGGCATAGCCACCCTGGGATTCGCCGAGATCATACGGGTGGTCGGGAATAACATACCATCAATAACCAACGGGGCCTTGGGGCTTAAGGGGATCCCGAACTTCGCGAAGAGCCTATGGTGGACATGGGGCTGGGCGATCGTCACCATATGGGTCGTATCCAGGCTCGTGAATTCGATGTATGGAAAGAGCCTGCTCGCAGTTAAGGAGGATGAGGTGGCGGCCGAGATCATGGGCGTGAACCTAACCTACCACAAGACGGTGGCATATGTCGTCGGCTCGTTCTTCGCTGGAATCGGCGGCGCGCTGTTGGGCAGCCTCATCACCACGATCGACCCGAAGACCTTCAACTTCATGCTCACTTTCAACATCCTCATCATCGTCGTCGCGGGCGGGCTCGGGAGCATAACCGGATCCGTCATTGCCTCTGTTCTGTACACGGTGCTTCTTGAGGCCCTGCGTCCAATCGAGGCCAGTTGGCGCCTTGGCCCGTTGGCAGTGCCTGAGATCCCAGGGCTCCGGATGGTAGTCTTCTCACTGGTCCTGCTGGTGATCATCCTCTTCTACCAGAAGGGGCTGTTCGGAGGCAGGGAGTTCTCCTGGGATCCGATCATCCGTCTATTCGAGCGGCGCAGAGGCGGAGGCGCCTCACGCGACAAATCCGCAAACTAG
- a CDS encoding J domain-containing protein, protein MRDYYAILGVPPNASEAEIKAAFHQLVKVWHPDVRRRPDAHERFIEIGEAYEILVDPVRRSEYDRVRAATGPAWTARTSRGREYASSETVNEARRRAEQYYNTSIDDLLDELLKAVTHAAVVVGRATWFGEDDRCPMPFGARLWMGFKGILLITMVVLALTGILAPVSIPFGILIFRSLSHKGRFVGLETFSACVFQALGIILALLLAILALLYAMA, encoded by the coding sequence ATGAGGGACTACTACGCGATCCTGGGCGTGCCCCCAAATGCTTCGGAAGCGGAGATCAAGGCAGCCTTCCACCAGCTCGTAAAGGTGTGGCACCCTGATGTGCGCCGTCGCCCCGACGCGCACGAGCGATTCATCGAGATCGGCGAGGCCTACGAGATACTGGTGGACCCCGTTAGGCGCAGCGAGTACGATAGAGTGCGCGCAGCGACAGGCCCCGCTTGGACCGCCCGAACCTCTCGCGGCCGAGAGTACGCCTCAAGCGAAACCGTGAACGAGGCCAGGAGGAGAGCGGAGCAGTACTACAACACGTCCATTGATGATCTACTCGACGAATTACTGAAGGCTGTGACCCACGCGGCTGTGGTAGTTGGCCGCGCTACCTGGTTCGGCGAGGACGACCGCTGCCCGATGCCATTCGGCGCCAGGCTCTGGATGGGGTTCAAGGGCATTCTTCTGATCACTATGGTAGTCCTCGCCCTCACTGGGATCCTAGCGCCAGTCTCGATCCCGTTCGGCATTCTGATCTTCAGGTCGCTCAGTCACAAAGGCCGCTTCGTCGGGCTGGAAACCTTCTCTGCCTGCGTCTTTCAGGCCCTGGGGATCATCCTTGCACTCCTTCTCGCTATTCTCGCCCTGCTCTACGCCATGGCCTGA
- a CDS encoding ABC transporter ATP-binding protein, translating to MSELAIDHVTMQFGGLTAVHDFSLALDAKELVGLIGPNGAGKTTVFNMVTGVYAPTSGRVLLADRDITGWRPDRVCKAGIARTFQNIRLMKSLSVIDNVLIGHRAKLRSSLASAILRTPGYQREESALYRESFELLRSLGLAGYRDAAAGSLPYGEQRRVEIARALATKPRVLLLDEPAAGMNPQESQDLCIFIQDIRSRFSLTILLIEHDMSVVMEICERMAVLDHGETIAMGNPMEIQTNPRVIEAYLGVGYQHAGSI from the coding sequence ATGTCAGAATTGGCAATAGATCATGTGACGATGCAGTTCGGGGGTTTGACCGCAGTTCACGACTTCTCGCTTGCACTTGACGCGAAGGAGTTGGTCGGCCTCATAGGCCCGAACGGCGCAGGGAAAACCACCGTGTTCAACATGGTCACGGGGGTGTATGCGCCAACCTCAGGACGGGTGCTGCTTGCAGACCGCGACATCACCGGGTGGCGGCCCGACCGGGTGTGCAAGGCGGGCATCGCAAGAACGTTCCAGAACATCCGCCTAATGAAGTCGTTGAGTGTCATCGACAACGTCCTCATCGGCCACAGGGCAAAGCTGCGGTCATCGCTTGCCAGCGCTATCCTGAGGACTCCCGGGTACCAGCGCGAGGAGAGTGCGCTCTACAGGGAGTCGTTCGAGCTTCTCCGCTCACTCGGACTTGCAGGGTACCGGGATGCTGCCGCTGGAAGCCTCCCCTACGGAGAGCAGCGGCGCGTGGAGATCGCCCGCGCGCTGGCCACCAAGCCGCGGGTTCTCCTTCTCGATGAGCCGGCAGCGGGGATGAATCCCCAGGAGAGCCAGGACTTGTGCATTTTCATACAGGACATCCGGAGTAGATTCTCTCTGACTATCCTCCTGATCGAACATGACATGAGCGTCGTAATGGAGATATGCGAACGGATGGCAGTGCTCGACCATGGTGAGACCATAGCCATGGGCAACCCCATGGAGATCCAGACCAACCCACGTGTAATCGAAGCATACTTGGGGGTCGGATATCAACATGCTGGAAGTATCTAA
- a CDS encoding ABC transporter substrate-binding protein — MRKLGLVLATLALLALAFPLTAIPAEEPIKIGVCEPMTGSMAAGGQMTWEGIVLAQEMLPTILGRPVKLILADNKSDKVESANAVAKLVEQDKVVAIIGSYGSSNTMAGGEVAEKAGVPMISDSATNPMVTQGKKFIFRACFIDPFQGEVMAKYAFNNLKLTKVAILKDVAQDYSVGLAAYFKKTFTALTGNPKAVVAEVAYQTGDQDFSAQLTQVISAKAEALFVPGYFGDMALVAKQLRALGSNIHLMGGDAIDAPELVSIGGKAAEGIVFSTFYSADAPGSAAAKKFVDAFKAKYGKTPNANGALGFDTFNILVDAIRRAGSANSKAIRDALATTKNFDAVTGLTTIDESGDAVKDAVILRVENGKFKYVATVKP, encoded by the coding sequence ATGAGGAAGCTCGGTCTTGTGCTGGCCACGTTGGCCCTATTGGCCCTGGCATTTCCACTCACCGCGATTCCAGCTGAGGAGCCCATCAAGATTGGCGTATGCGAACCAATGACTGGCTCGATGGCTGCAGGCGGCCAGATGACATGGGAAGGCATCGTCCTCGCACAGGAGATGCTCCCAACCATCCTAGGACGGCCTGTTAAGCTGATCCTCGCGGACAACAAGAGTGACAAAGTCGAATCCGCAAACGCCGTTGCCAAACTCGTTGAGCAGGACAAGGTCGTTGCGATCATAGGCTCGTACGGCTCCTCGAACACGATGGCCGGCGGAGAGGTTGCTGAGAAGGCCGGAGTCCCGATGATCTCCGACTCCGCGACCAACCCCATGGTGACTCAGGGTAAGAAGTTCATCTTCAGGGCCTGCTTCATCGATCCATTCCAGGGAGAAGTGATGGCCAAGTATGCGTTCAACAATCTGAAACTCACCAAGGTGGCCATCCTCAAGGACGTAGCGCAGGACTACTCTGTAGGCCTAGCCGCCTACTTCAAGAAGACCTTCACGGCGCTAACCGGAAACCCCAAGGCCGTCGTAGCCGAGGTAGCGTACCAAACCGGCGATCAGGACTTCAGCGCCCAGCTTACCCAGGTGATAAGCGCAAAGGCTGAGGCTCTATTCGTCCCGGGGTACTTCGGCGACATGGCTCTCGTGGCTAAGCAGCTCCGCGCCCTCGGGAGCAACATCCACCTGATGGGCGGAGACGCCATCGACGCTCCTGAGCTCGTGTCCATCGGCGGAAAGGCTGCAGAGGGCATCGTGTTCAGCACCTTCTACTCCGCAGATGCCCCTGGTTCAGCGGCTGCCAAGAAGTTCGTCGATGCGTTCAAGGCCAAGTACGGCAAGACCCCCAACGCCAATGGCGCTCTGGGCTTCGACACCTTCAACATCCTAGTGGACGCCATCCGCCGTGCCGGCTCAGCCAACTCTAAGGCCATCAGAGATGCGCTTGCCACCACCAAGAACTTCGATGCCGTGACCGGCCTCACTACAATAGATGAGTCTGGCGACGCGGTGAAGGATGCCGTCATCCTCAGGGTGGAGAACGGCAAGTTCAAGTACGTGGCGACAGTAAAGCCATAG
- a CDS encoding HEAT repeat domain-containing protein: protein MDSADQGLSRLLRMLTDNDCEERRNAVRMLGRLRGPMAISTLVQVLENEESAGVLEAAAKALSDIGEASVPGLVRALARSHGQSREFITRTLAEIGAPAVPELSRGLREARAEDRMAIVEALAAVGPSASHCLTQLLGDGDHAVQSSATGALGRMGYSAVPRLSTALESRNETVRLNAVAALGLIGPAQDERLTDLQPHDGSSPPALIALAQAAQDASPRVRAAAAHALRCFGAQASTLLCLLSQDRDEDVRRATQGIIDGGGARASDPLPTLVNALRDTEAARKNALDALERLGRAAVPALSDAMNSPDAHVRSAVAWTLGRMGTKAGTAWESLARALEDPDADVRRASAWALGRIGAEARKAAPALVRALEDPSADVRSAVSTALRTVCK from the coding sequence ATGGATTCCGCAGATCAAGGCCTTTCGCGTTTGCTCAGGATGCTCACCGACAACGACTGCGAGGAACGGCGGAACGCCGTTCGGATGCTCGGTCGCCTGCGGGGACCTATGGCGATCAGCACACTCGTGCAGGTGTTGGAGAACGAGGAATCTGCCGGCGTGCTAGAGGCGGCAGCCAAGGCCTTGAGCGATATCGGTGAGGCTTCTGTCCCTGGCTTGGTGCGGGCTCTCGCGAGATCCCACGGCCAGTCCAGGGAGTTCATTACGCGCACTTTGGCCGAAATCGGCGCTCCCGCTGTACCAGAGCTCTCCCGCGGTCTGAGAGAAGCTAGGGCGGAAGACCGGATGGCAATAGTGGAAGCGCTCGCTGCGGTGGGGCCGTCCGCCAGTCACTGCTTGACGCAGCTGCTGGGTGATGGGGATCACGCTGTGCAGTCTTCCGCGACTGGCGCCCTTGGGAGGATGGGATACTCCGCAGTCCCACGTTTGAGCACTGCACTAGAGAGCAGGAATGAGACCGTTCGGCTCAATGCAGTTGCCGCGCTGGGCCTCATCGGTCCTGCTCAGGATGAACGGCTCACCGACTTACAGCCACACGACGGCTCATCCCCTCCAGCGCTGATCGCTCTTGCACAGGCAGCACAGGATGCAAGCCCACGCGTCCGTGCCGCTGCCGCGCACGCGCTCAGATGCTTCGGCGCCCAAGCATCTACGCTGCTCTGTCTGCTGAGCCAGGACCGAGACGAAGATGTGCGCCGTGCCACGCAGGGTATAATCGACGGAGGCGGGGCCCGCGCCAGTGACCCGCTGCCAACTCTGGTGAACGCTTTGAGAGACACTGAAGCCGCAAGGAAGAACGCGCTTGATGCTCTGGAACGGTTAGGCCGGGCAGCCGTCCCGGCCCTGTCCGACGCGATGAACAGCCCAGATGCTCATGTTAGGAGCGCCGTAGCCTGGACCCTCGGGCGCATGGGCACAAAAGCGGGCACGGCCTGGGAATCATTGGCCAGAGCGCTCGAAGACCCCGACGCCGATGTGAGGCGCGCGTCTGCGTGGGCATTGGGAAGGATTGGCGCAGAGGCAAGGAAGGCCGCGCCTGCCCTGGTCCGAGCCCTTGAAGACCCCAGCGCCGATGTGCGATCAGCGGTATCGACGGCCCTGCGAACAGTCTGCAAATGA
- a CDS encoding branched-chain amino acid ABC transporter permease, translated as MTWAIFVQNLVNGLSLGSLYALVAIGYTMVYGILRLINFAHSDIFMLGAYALFYLKLIFVLPWWAAFLLAIVITATFGIMVERAAYRPLRSAPRISALISAIGVSFFIENLGIVVFGGRPKPFQVPPFFGDSYAVGSVYLQNISWVVPVMSIALLMGLMAMVYRTRAGLAMRAISHDMETSGLMAIDVNKTVSLTFGVGSALAAAGGIMWALKYPQINPLMGTIPGLKAFIAAVLGGIGSIPGAMAGGFLLGMLEIMLVAFLPALSGFRDAFAFIILIVILLAKPTGLMGQEFREKV; from the coding sequence TTGACCTGGGCAATTTTCGTTCAGAACCTTGTCAACGGTCTGTCGCTGGGGAGTCTATACGCGCTGGTGGCCATCGGATACACCATGGTCTACGGTATCCTACGCCTGATAAACTTCGCCCATAGCGACATCTTCATGCTGGGCGCATATGCCCTGTTCTACTTGAAACTCATATTTGTGCTGCCGTGGTGGGCCGCGTTTCTGCTCGCCATAGTGATCACAGCGACGTTCGGGATCATGGTGGAGCGTGCAGCCTACAGGCCACTTCGAAGCGCGCCTCGAATATCCGCTCTGATCTCGGCCATAGGAGTCTCATTCTTCATAGAGAACCTCGGCATCGTGGTTTTCGGCGGACGTCCGAAACCATTCCAGGTTCCACCCTTCTTCGGCGACAGCTACGCCGTGGGCTCGGTGTACCTTCAGAACATCTCGTGGGTGGTCCCTGTTATGTCTATCGCCCTGCTAATGGGCCTCATGGCAATGGTATACCGCACGAGGGCAGGCCTCGCTATGCGGGCGATCTCCCATGACATGGAGACCTCTGGCCTCATGGCGATAGACGTGAACAAGACCGTATCTTTGACCTTCGGTGTTGGCTCCGCCCTGGCCGCAGCGGGGGGGATCATGTGGGCCCTGAAATACCCTCAGATCAACCCGCTTATGGGCACGATCCCCGGCCTGAAGGCCTTCATCGCGGCGGTCCTCGGAGGAATCGGAAGCATTCCCGGCGCCATGGCCGGCGGATTTCTCCTCGGAATGCTTGAGATCATGCTCGTAGCGTTCCTGCCTGCGCTATCAGGCTTCCGCGATGCCTTCGCCTTCATAATACTGATCGTCATCCTTCTGGCCAAACCCACCGGACTCATGGGCCAGGAGTTCAGGGAGAAGGTGTAG